TCACCTACCAGTACATCCTTATAAGTCAGCTTTCGGGAGGTCTGGGTTTTCTTCTTGTTCTTTTTCTCTGTCGGTAAAGAAGCTTCGATGGTCAGTTCGTAAGGGCCTCCTGCCTGCATCGGGTCGAGTGTGACCGACCATTTGCCGTTGGAAGCAGTTACGGTTTCTTTCTTTTGCCCGGCAATCTGTACGGTTACTTTTTCGCCAGTGTTGGCTGTTCCGGAGACGGACAACGGCTTTTCCCGTTGCAGGACCATATTGTCTGAGTAAGTGACGGGCATTTGCAATCCTCCGTAATTACCGGTCAGTTCCCGGCAGATCATCTTTGCCAGGATACCTGCCCCTTCGGCTGTCGGGTGCAGGGCATCGGGCAAGAGATCCGGACGGTTATAAAGTCCTGCCTGGAGATCGATCAATCCGGTATTTCCCAGGTTGGCTATCTCTTCGATCGTCGCCTGTTCCTGCCAGTACCAGTCGCGTGTACCCGACTTGAAACGAGGATGGCGATGCGAGATCGGTGTCATCCGGCAAATCCATATTTTGCATGCCGGGTTTACTTTCCGGAACGATTCGATCAGAGAAAGATAATCCGCGACAAAGTTATCCCGATAATTCGGCCAGTTGCGCGGATCGGTGTCGTTGAGTCCGAGATGGATGACAACCAGGTCTCCGGCAAAGTCGAGAGCGGCTTTATATTCTTCTTGTTCGCAGTACGGACGATGGCCTTTGTTCAGTAAGGTGGCACCGCTTTTTCCAAAGTTCATTACTTCGTAATCCTCTCCCAGCATACGCTGTAATTGTGCCGGATACGAGTTTACTTCCCGGTTGTCTATGCCTGCACCGTAGGTTACACTGTTACCTACACAAGCCACCTTGATCTTTTTCTGAGCATAGGCGGTCGTGCAGAGTAACAAGCATAGTAATAAAAGAGTTTTTTTCATTGTATGATGATCTGTTTATCTTTTCCTATCCGGCGAGTAGATCAGTCCGTCCACTGCTTTTTCTCCGTCCGGCGTAACGAGTGCGAAGGTGAACATCCACTTGACGAGCCGTACTTCCGGCAGACGAAATTCCCCTACAGGCAGTTTCATAAACACTTTGTTCCATCCTTTTTGCAGATGGACTTTCGTCGGTTCACGGCCTACACAGTTCTCGTTCCCCAGCGGAACTTCATTCGATTTCTCCTTGTGGGTAGCTGTCCATACAGGAGGCAGTATCTCTTCGTCGTTCAGCCATATACGGCTTCCTTTATAGTCCCATTGTCCCTGTGGCGGGGCGAGGTCCATTTCCGAGCGTCCGTAGTTTTGGAACTCGATCCAGGCACCGGCTTCCTGGTCTTTGGGAGAGTAAACCCAGGTCCAGGCATAAGCGGTATGGTTTTCCTGCGGATCTTTATAGAAGCAGGGAATTGTGTTGCCCCATACATGGCGCAGATAGATTCCGGCTCCTTCGGTGTCGTTGGTGCCGTATGTCTTTCCTTCGTATGTATAACTGTCTTTCAATTCGGTTTCCGGAGGGAATATGCTGTCCTTGTTTCCGTTATTCGGGAAAGCATCGGTGATGCGCCAGCGGATACCTGTCTGTTTAACGTACGGGAACGGATAACCTTTGAAATGATGTTCTTTATGCCAGAGCAGACGCTGCTCGAATTCTGCAAATGCTTTGTATTCCTCGCTACTTTCCGGAGGCATATTCGTGCCGTATTTATCGAAGTATTCATAGCCGCCCCCTCTCCAGGAACGTTCGGCAATGGTCAGCATGTTCGGATACAGATAGTTCTCGTTGATGATTTTCTCTTCCGGTTGTACCAGGCGGTCGTTCCAGACAGCCAGGATCACACCTGCCATATCATCGCTGCCTTCGGTATGACGGTAGATATTGCTCATGAACAATCCGCGCAGATCGGCAAAAGTATCGAAATGGTTCAGATAATGGAAACGTGAGTCTATGGCGGGGATTCCTTCCTGTAGCTTACCCCGATAACTCCACATATGGATCATGTCGATCTCTCCCGGCTGATAGTGCCATCCCGGATTCCAGGAGATTACTTTTTTGCCTTTTGACCGTACGAAAGCAACCATTTCGGGAACGAATTGCGGGTTGGTGAATTTCACTTCGTCGGTTCCGATATGCAGGTACGGCACATCGAATGTCTCGCACACTTCTTCAATCAGCAGTTTCAGTATTTTCATGCCTTCCGGACTTTGCATGTCGTGGCGGAAGGTGCTGATGAAAGCGGCACTGTGTCCCGGCATATCAAATTCGGGAATGAGTAATACCTGATGTTGCTTACAGAACTCGACCAGTTCTTTGGCTTCTTCCAATGTGTAGTATTTACCCGGCATACGAGTCGTATGGATACTGTCGTTGAGCATCGGGAAGATTTTACTTTCCAGGCGCCAGGACTGATTCTCCGTGAGGTGCCAGTGGAATACGTTGATCTTATATTGTGCCAGTTTGGCTATCTCGCGTTTCAGTTCTTCCATCGAGATATACGAACGGCCTACGTCCTGCATAAATCCGCGGATACGGAAAGCGGGCCAGTCTGTAATGGTGCATCCTGTGATATAGGATTTGTCACCCTTTTTCTCCGTCAGCTGGCGGAGCGTCTGGATAGCCCAATACACTCCCTGTTCGGTGGTTGCTTCGATGGAGATTCCCTGCGATGAAACCTGTAGTTTGTAGGCTTCCTCCGGATTTATTTTCGCTTCCGGAAAGTTGTCGGTAAGAGTTACCCGGAACACTTTCCTGCTGGCAGGATTTATGCCGATATTGCTTTCCTGCAGCCAGTCGGTAACCATTTGTTCGGTGTTGCCGTCCAGCGAGAGGGAAATCTCCTTGCCGGAGAAGGTCTGCTTCGTCCAATCCACCTGCTGCGGCCAGGGAAGTAAGTTCAGGCTACCGTCAGCATAGACCGCCGGTAGCCATAAACATAGTATAAATGTTATGAGCAGTTTTTGCTTCATCCTTCTTTATTTAATCAGGTCAGCTATCTTGATGGCCTGGAAGGTCATGTGCGCAACACTTGACTCGTAGAAGATTCCCACCGTTTCCTTGTCGATCATAGACAAGCAACTGTAGCCCCAGCCCTCTGCTTCATCCAGCAATACCTGATGTTCGGCAGGCCATGTCAGACCGCCGTCCAGGCTGGCTTTGATCGTAATATGATTACGTCCCTTAGTTGTGTTCGGGTTGGAGAACAACAGCAGTTTCTTTCCGGTGATATTGTCTTTGGCATCCACTTTGATAAGACTGGCCATACATACCGGCTCCTGAAGTGCACTGCGGCTGGAAGGATGTTCTGTCCATGTTTTTCCGAGATCTTTGGTGGTTGCCACGGCACGGCTGCCTCCCCGGTTGTCGCGCATATTCAGCATGAGTACACCCGGTTCGACTTCCGCCACCTGTGCTTCAGTCGTATTGGTACGTGCCAGGTTATGCAGATGCCAGGTTGCTCCGCGGTCTTTACTGTACATGATTCCGGCGTTCGGGACACGGGTAGCGTCGATGAACTGGATCGGGAACACCAATGTGCCGTCCTGCATGGTGATACCTCGACCGGGACCCTGCAACAGGAAGTACCAGGAAGGATCTTTTACTTGTGAAGTGATATTGATCGGTTCGCTCCAGGTCTTGCCGTCGTCTTCACTCTTTACCAGCATTAATTGGGCGGTTTCATCGGGAGTCATGCCCGGCATCGAGTTCCACCAGGCACGTCCGTTACCCATGCCATGCGTCCAGGCGGCAACGATCCAGATCGTGTTTGTCTTTTCATCTACCAGGATGGAAGGATCGCCTACGCCGTTCTGTGCATGAGGCAAACCGCCGGTTTCACCGAAGGTCATGGCAACACGCATCGGTTCCCAGGTCTGTCCTTTGT
This is a stretch of genomic DNA from Parabacteroides chongii. It encodes these proteins:
- a CDS encoding family 20 glycosylhydrolase → MKQKLLITFILCLWLPAVYADGSLNLLPWPQQVDWTKQTFSGKEISLSLDGNTEQMVTDWLQESNIGINPASRKVFRVTLTDNFPEAKINPEEAYKLQVSSQGISIEATTEQGVYWAIQTLRQLTEKKGDKSYITGCTITDWPAFRIRGFMQDVGRSYISMEELKREIAKLAQYKINVFHWHLTENQSWRLESKIFPMLNDSIHTTRMPGKYYTLEEAKELVEFCKQHQVLLIPEFDMPGHSAAFISTFRHDMQSPEGMKILKLLIEEVCETFDVPYLHIGTDEVKFTNPQFVPEMVAFVRSKGKKVISWNPGWHYQPGEIDMIHMWSYRGKLQEGIPAIDSRFHYLNHFDTFADLRGLFMSNIYRHTEGSDDMAGVILAVWNDRLVQPEEKIINENYLYPNMLTIAERSWRGGGYEYFDKYGTNMPPESSEEYKAFAEFEQRLLWHKEHHFKGYPFPYVKQTGIRWRITDAFPNNGNKDSIFPPETELKDSYTYEGKTYGTNDTEGAGIYLRHVWGNTIPCFYKDPQENHTAYAWTWVYSPKDQEAGAWIEFQNYGRSEMDLAPPQGQWDYKGSRIWLNDEEILPPVWTATHKEKSNEVPLGNENCVGREPTKVHLQKGWNKVFMKLPVGEFRLPEVRLVKWMFTFALVTPDGEKAVDGLIYSPDRKR
- a CDS encoding sialidase family protein, whose amino-acid sequence is MKKSIFYLCLLFIVQTAIAADSLYVREQQIPILIDRTDNVLLEMRIPAQKGDILNKLTLQFGNETNTSDIKAVRLFYSGVEAPSREGTHFSPITYITGFTRRNSQAANPSYSVKQDEVTAPGNTITLTSKQPMVKGTNYYWVSIEMKPETSLLSKVSFTLPEAVINNKPMEITWSGKAESPRRVGVGVRQGGDDGSAAFRIPGLVTTNNGTLLGVYDIRYNSSVDLQEMVDIGVSRSTDKGQTWEPMRVAMTFGETGGLPHAQNGVGDPSILVDEKTNTIWIVAAWTHGMGNGRAWWNSMPGMTPDETAQLMLVKSEDDGKTWSEPINITSQVKDPSWYFLLQGPGRGITMQDGTLVFPIQFIDATRVPNAGIMYSKDRGATWHLHNLARTNTTEAQVAEVEPGVLMLNMRDNRGGSRAVATTKDLGKTWTEHPSSRSALQEPVCMASLIKVDAKDNITGKKLLLFSNPNTTKGRNHITIKASLDGGLTWPAEHQVLLDEAEGWGYSCLSMIDKETVGIFYESSVAHMTFQAIKIADLIK